In a genomic window of Sulfuriferula nivalis:
- the rfaE1 gene encoding D-glycero-beta-D-manno-heptose-7-phosphate kinase, with amino-acid sequence MSINSRVDLSRARILVVGDVMLDRYWFGDVARISPEAPVPVVKVHKQEARLGGAANVARNAASLGAQVTLLSVVGQDEAGLQLAQLLAEAGVQANLHQDASVDTIIKLRVIGRQQQLLRIDFETPPSDAVLADKLASFHTLIADYDLVILSDYGKGSLTHIAAMIVAANARNIPILVDPKGDDYARYQYASVLTPNLSEFRAVAGSWRDENEFRTKAEALRAQLSLQALLVTRSEAGMTLFTEAGVFHQATLAREVFDVSGAGDTVIATLGAMLAAGEALPAAMAMANRAAGIVVAKLGTAVVLPEELWATS; translated from the coding sequence ATGAGTATAAATTCCCGCGTCGATTTGTCACGCGCCCGTATTTTAGTTGTGGGTGATGTGATGCTGGATCGTTACTGGTTCGGCGATGTGGCGCGGATTTCACCTGAGGCACCTGTGCCTGTAGTCAAGGTGCACAAACAAGAGGCGAGGCTGGGTGGTGCAGCTAACGTTGCCCGCAATGCAGCGAGTCTGGGCGCGCAAGTAACACTGTTGTCAGTGGTTGGGCAGGATGAAGCTGGGTTACAACTGGCGCAGTTATTGGCTGAAGCAGGTGTGCAAGCTAATCTGCATCAGGACGCCAGTGTCGATACGATAATCAAATTGCGGGTGATAGGTCGTCAGCAACAGTTATTGCGCATAGACTTTGAAACACCTCCCAGTGATGCCGTGCTGGCAGACAAATTAGCAAGCTTTCATACGCTGATAGCTGATTATGATTTGGTTATTCTGTCTGATTATGGCAAGGGGAGTTTGACGCATATTGCTGCGATGATAGTAGCTGCAAATGCACGTAACATTCCTATTCTGGTTGACCCCAAAGGTGATGATTACGCGCGTTATCAATATGCCAGCGTGCTGACGCCGAATTTAAGCGAGTTTCGTGCAGTGGCAGGCTCCTGGCGTGATGAAAATGAGTTCCGTACTAAAGCTGAGGCTTTGCGTGCGCAGCTGAGCTTGCAGGCATTATTGGTGACGCGTAGCGAGGCGGGGATGACTTTGTTTACCGAGGCAGGTGTGTTCCATCAGGCAACACTCGCGCGTGAGGTGTTTGACGTGAGTGGGGCAGGCGATACAGTTATTGCTACGTTAGGTGCGATGCTGGCTGCTGGCGAAGCTTTACCCGCGGCGATGGCGATGGCAAATCGCGCTGCGGGCATCGTCGTTGCCAAACTGGGAACTGCTGTGGTATTGCCTGAGGAGTTATGGGCAACATCCTGA